A region of Saccharomyces kudriavzevii IFO 1802 strain IFO1802 genome assembly, chromosome: 14 DNA encodes the following proteins:
- the IPI3 gene encoding chromatin-binding/pre-rRNA-processing protein IPI3 (similar to Saccharomyces cerevisiae IPI3 (YNL182C); ancestral locus Anc_2.73), with translation MDEQVIFTTNTSGTISSVHSFEQVNLRQCSTQARNSCVRVSNKYLFIAQAQKALINVYNLAGSFKRESVEQRLPLPEVLKCLEVVQNTGVQYDRIESVSHNLPEFNLPYLLLGSTESGKLYIWELNSGALLNVKPMAHYQSITKIKSILNGKYIITSGNDSRVIIWQTVDLVSASNDDPKPICILHDHTLPVTDFQVSSSQGKFLSCTDTKLFTASQDATIRCYDLSLIGSKKKQEERNGDEVGIGKEPALLATFTTPYAIKSITLDPADRACYIGTADACFSLNLFYKLKGNVVVNLLQSTGMNTIQKSKVFSLVPRSLVTGGENQDSDVLYSMGQLICDKILNSNVSCLEISMDGTLLLIGDTEGKVSIAEIYSKQIIRTIQTLTTSQTSVGEVTNLLVSPNRIENDNQLFEGESKGKHTNSNNDHNSVKIPNLQRVIFDTKNKSNLHDIWYQIGEPETETDPNLLLPLNDFNAYLERIKSQESMFTHIGKISSDVKVVDDEINASLSLDQTDKDKEVVELKANIEALTHAYKELRSMHETLYEEHQQILGKQ, from the coding sequence ATGGATGAGCAAGTAATTTTCACGACAAATACCTCAGGAACGATATCCTCTGTACACTCATTTGAGCAGGTAAATTTGAGACAATGTTCCACCCAAGCAAGAAATAGTTGTGTTCGAGTGAGTAACAAGTACTTATTCATTGCACAAGCACAAAAGGCATTAATCAATGTCTACAATTTGGCAGGCTCGTTCAAGAGAGAGTCTGTCGAACAACGTCTGCCTTTACCGGAAGTCCTAAAATGTTTAGAAGTGGTTCAAAATACTGGAGTACAGTACGATAGAATCGAAAGTGTCAGTCATAACTTACCAGAATTTAATCTTCCGTACCTGTTGCTTGGCTCAACTGAATCTGGTAAATTGTACATATGGGAGTTGAATTCGGGGGCCTTATTGAATGTGAAACCCATGGCTCACTATCAAAGTATCACTAAGATCAAGTCCATTTTAAACGGAAAGTATATCATTACTTCAGGTAACGACTCCAGAGTTATTATATGGCAGACGGTTGACTTAGTGTCTGCATCCAATGACGACCCAAAACCTATATGCATTCTTCACGACCATACTTTACCTGTGACAGACTTCCAAGTCTCTTCTAGTCAAGGGAAATTTCTATCATGTACAGATACGAAATTATTCACAGCATCTCAAGACGCTACCATAAGATGCTATGATTTGAGTTTAATAGGttctaaaaagaaacaagaagaaagaaacgGAGACGAAGTTGGAATTGGTAAAGAACCTGCATTGCTCGCAACATTCACGACCCCCTATGCCATTAAATCCATAACTCTCGATCCTGCTGATAGAGCATGCTATATCGGTACTGCAGATGCTTGTTTCTCGCTGAATTTGTTCTATAAATTAAAGGGAAACGTCGTTGTTAATCTGTTACAGTCCACAGGAATGAAtacaattcaaaaaagtaaaGTGTTTTCCCTGGTACCACGCAGTTTAGTAACTGGTGGCGAGAATCAGGACTCGGATGTACTATATTCAATGGGCCAACTAATCTGtgataaaatcttgaattCTAACGTGTCGTGTTTAGAAATATCGATGGATGGTACATTGTTATTAATTGGTGACACAGAGGGGAAAGTTTCTATTGCGGAGATCTACTCAAAGCAGATCATCAGAACTATTCAAACTTTAACTACGTCGCAAACGTCTGTTGGAGAAGTGACCAATCTTCTAGTCAGTCCTAatagaattgaaaatgacaacCAACTATTTGAAGGGGAATCCAAGGGGAAACATACCAATAGTAACAATGATCATAATTCCGTAAAGATACCAAATCTACAAAGAGTCATATTTGATACTAAAAACAAGAGCAATCTGCACGATATTTGGTACCAGATCGGAGAACCAGAAACAGAGACAGATCCCAATCTCTTGTTACCACTCAATGACTTCAATGCTTATTTGGAGCGGATCAAATCACAAGAATCTATGTTTACACATATCGGCAAAATATCGAGTGATGTGAAAGTagttgatgatgaaatcaaCGCCTCTTTGTCCCTAGATCAGACCGATAAGGATAAGGAAGTCGTCGAACTTAAGGCCAACATAGAAGCGCTGACTCACGCCTACAAAGAGTTACGTAGTATGCACGAGACGCTGTACGAAGAACATCAGCAGATACTCGGCAAGCAATAA
- the NPR1 gene encoding serine/threonine protein kinase NPR1 (similar to Saccharomyces cerevisiae PRR2 (YDL214C) and NPR1 (YNL183C); ancestral locus Anc_2.71), whose translation MSSLTRLLQEKRKNEPASSSPRTSADTLTTTLESQPLDVQSRNRSSSHISGVSNGSSNDRNRTTVPVPGSVTTVTQIYSEEDSSSTAGSSLDDRNQFSSSFLNSNFAHTASFYGTSAQSKDRFGALINDQGAAGLSSCGASSLAAQNRITSRLSANSHTSGRAIPSLSSSIPYSVPNSNKDNNSSNSNSSSLSSSWLETYAGGMPNNISAIDSNVISSPKVDSVEPRFVISKQKLQKASMDSNNANTTQSRSISRSGSISSQLGNFFFSKNSKESSNPNSAGGAFSVNSNGPSPNIKNPNVTNGSTAIPKPIRARQSSIYSASRQPTGSYTDNLYGSPSSVHDHLPPSQSVPRSQHSSIGDLKRFFKKSSSSNLSSNNNNVIPNGSPLSSGIAVPSHSHSSSHFATGGNSYSSSYNGNGDTIYSHNHGGSGIPFSKRYIKTGADLGAGAGGSVKLAQRIADNQIFAVKEFRTKFENESKRDYVKKITSEYCIGTTLNHANIIETIEIVYEDDRILQVMEYCEYDLFAIVMSNKMSYEEICCCFKQILTGVQYLHSIGLAHRDLKLDNCVINEKGVVKLIDFGAAVVFSYPFSKNLVEASGIVGSDPYLAPEVCIFAKYDPRPVDIWSSAIIFACMILKKFPWKIPKLRDNSFKLFCSGRDCDSLSSLVTRTPDPPSYDESHSTEKKKPESSSNNVSDPNNVNIGPQRLLHSLPEETQHIIERMIDLAPACRGSIEEIMEDPWIRSIDMCHLVEDALSFKVAKGEDHHHTQVDQSEAHIAGLEKKKKKQNNQ comes from the coding sequence ATGTCTTCACTAACTAGATTATTACAggaaaaacgaaaaaatgaaCCCGCAAGTTCATCACCGAGAACTTCTGCTGATACATTAACAACGACACTCGAATCACAACCGCTTGACGTTCAATCGAGGAATAGGAGTAGCAGTCATATTAGTGGCGTTAGCAACGGCAGCAGCAATGATCGTAATAGAACTACCGTTCCAGTTCCTGGAAGTGTTACAACTGTTACGCAGATATACTCCGAGGAAGATTCATCATCTACGGCCGGTTCCTCATTAGACGATAGAAACCAGTTCTCTTCCAGCTTCCTTAATTCAAACTTTGCCCACACTGCATCGTTCTATGGCACAAGCGCACAGAGTAAAGATAGGTTTGGGGCTTTGATAAACGACCAAGGCGCTGCAGGACTTTCCTCATGCGGTGCTTCTTCACTCGCTGCACAAAATAGAATCACGAGTAGGTTATCCGCCAATTCGCATACTTCGGGAAGGGCCATTCCTTCATTGTCTTCAAGTATACCTTACTCAGTCCCAAATTCtaataaagataataaCAGTTCGAATAGCAACAGTTCGTCCTTGTCTTCCTCATGGCTCGAAACATATGCTGGTGGTATGCCCAATAATATCTCTGCGATTGATTCTAACGTTATATCCTCGCCAAAAGTAGATAGCGTGGAGCCACGTTTCGTTATCTCCAAgcaaaaacttcaaaaggCGTCAATGGACAGTAATAACGCCAATACTACTCAATCAAGATCTATTTCACGTTCAGGTTCGATTTCTTCACAGCTGGggaactttttcttttccaaaaactcAAAAGAATCTTCAAACCCAAACTCTGCGGGCGGGGCATTCTCTGTTAATTCCAATGGCCCATCTCCAAACATTAAAAATCCTAATGTTACAAATGGTTCGACCGCTATTCCTAAACCAATACGTGCGAGACAAAGTAGTATCTATTCTGCATCAAGGCAACCAACAGGTTCCTACACAGATAACCTTTACGGCTCCCCTTCATCTGTACATGATCATTTACCTCCCAGCCAAAGCGTTCCAAGGTCACAGCATTCCTCCATCGGTGATctgaaaagattttttaaaaaaagttctaGCAGTAACCTTTCCTCGAACAATAACAATGTGATTCCAAATGGGTCCCCTCTTTCTAGTGGAATTGCTGTCCCGTCACATTCTCATTCATCGTCCCATTTTGCAACAGGAGGCAACTCCTATTCAAGCAGTTATAATGGAAATGGAGACACAATATATTCTCACAACCATGGTGGTTCTGGAATTCCGTTTTCAAAGAGATACATCAAAACAGGTGCCGATTTAGGTGCCGGAGCGGGTGGGTCCGTTAAATTGGCCCAAAGAATTGCAGACAACCAAATCTTTGCAGTGAAGGAATTTAGAACTAAATTTGAGAACGAATCAAAAAGAGATTATGTTAAGAAAATAACGTCCGAATACTGTATCGGCACGACTTTGAATCACGCCAATATTATTGAGACCATTGAAATAGTCTACGAAGATGATAGAATTCTGCAAGTAATGGAGTACTGTGAATATGATTTGTTTGCCATTGTAATGAGTAATAAGATGTCGTACGAAGAAATTTGCTGCTGCTTTAAACAAATACTTACCGGTGTGCAATATTTGCATAGTATTGGCTTAGCTCACAGGGATTTAAAGCTTGATAATTGTGttataaatgaaaaaggtGTTGTAAAATTAATTGATTTTGGTGCAGCTGTGGTATTTTCATATCCGTTCTCGAAAAATCTTGTAGAAGCAAGCGGAATTGTTGGTAGTGATCCATATTTAGCCCCAGAAGTTTGTATTTTTGCCAAGTATGACCCACGTCCCGTAGATATCTGGTCTTCTGCGATCATTTTCGCATGTATGATACTGAAGAAATTTCCATGGAAAATCCCGAAATTGAGAGATAATTCATTCAAGTTATTTTGTTCTGGACGTGATTGTGACTCCTTGAGTAGTTTAGTGACAAGAACTCCTGACCCGCCTTCCTACGACGAATCGCACTCCacagagaagaagaaacctGAAAGCTCCTCAAACAATGTATCAGATCCTAACAATGTTAATATTGGACCTCAAAGACTACTGCATTCATTGCCGGAGGAAACTCAACATATTATTGAACGTATGATTGATCTCGCACCCGCATGTAGAGGAagcattgaagaaattatgGAGGACCCCTGGATTCGTAGCATCGATATGTGTCATTTGGTCGAAGACGCCCTATCTTTCAAAGTTGCTAAAGGAGAAGATCATCATCACACGCAGGTCGATCAAAGTGAAGCTCATATTGCAGGtctggaaaagaaaaagaaaaaacaaaacaatcaatAG
- the PBR1 gene encoding putative oxidoreductase (similar to Saccharomyces cerevisiae YNL181W; ancestral locus Anc_2.74) yields the protein MPLNIIGTALLDGTDKIPYYQTIKKVAPYVLGVSAIKYWSRGPTNTWERKLHGKVYLVTGATSQGMGTSVAYKMAELGAQLIILTREVDEWVTEWCEDLRERTSNELIFVEKCDLSNLWEIRKFATSWLDNSPPRRLDGVIVMSGDMEPWGIPKISLPQRRSSKDGLELQMATNYVAIFHLLNLLQPSFKAQPPDRDVRIILATCWLQVVGDINIEDPLWQNAKYKSSLKFFASSKLQLGLCMMELQRRITMDIKNQKTSGPERTGKNVTVTLVQPGTMRSNSLRRVISNGSVTLLIVLYCILLYPILWLFTKSGRRGDQSFLYALMTPELEEINLKDAKAKYISGCSIVKFARKEFDDEELQKKLFEHTERDILKLEKKIAANRNANKKGKKSVKKNQSKSEKDD from the coding sequence atgcccTTAAATATTATTGGAACAGCTTTGCTAGATGGCACTGATAAAATTCCTTACTATCAAACAATCAAGAAAGTGGCACCCTACGTACTAGGAGTTAGTGCCATCAAATATTGGTCAAGAGGACCAACAAACACATGGGAAAGGAAATTGCATGGCAAAGTCTATTTGGTCACTGGTGCTACATCTCAAGGAATGGGGACGTCTGTGGCCTACAAAATGGCGGAATTAGGCGCACAATTAATCATCCTTACCAGGGAGGTGGATGAATGGGTTACTGAATGGTGTGAAGATTTGCGTGAAAGGACAAGTAACGAGTTGATTTTCGTAGAAAAATGTGATTTAAGCAATTTGTGGGAAATTCGTAAATTCGCCACAAGCTGGTTGGATAATTCGCCACCCAGAAGATTAGATGGTGTCATCGTTATGTCTGGTGACATGGAGCCATGGGGTATCCCGAAAATATCACTGCCGCAAAGGAGATCTTCGAAGGATGGGCTGGAATTACAGATGGCCACAAACTATGTAGCaattttccatcttttgaACTTACTACAGCCTAGTTTCAAGGCTCAACCGCCTGATAGAGATGTAAGAATCATTCTTGCTACATGCTGGTTACAAGTCGTCGGTGATATTAATATAGAGGACCCCCTATGGCAGAATGCCAAATACAAAagttctttgaaattttttgcaagCAGTAAACTACAACTGGGGTTGTGCATGATGGAGTTGCAAAGACGAATTACTATGGAcatcaaaaatcaaaagaccAGTGGCCCTGAAAGAACCGGTAAAAATGTTACTGTCACTTTGGTTCAACCCGGTACTATGAGATCAAACAGTTTACGTCGTGTCATCAGTAATGGATCTGTTACTTTGTTGATAGTGCTATACTGTATTTTATTGTACCCCATCTTGTGGCTGTTTACCAAGAGTGGCCGTCGTGGCGACCAAAGCTTCTTGTACGCCTTAATGACGCCAGAATTGGAGGAGATAAATTTGAAGGACGCGAAAGCCAAGTATATTTCAGGTTGCTCAATTGTGAAATTCGCTCGTAAAGAATTCGATGACGAggaattacaaaaaaaactattcgAGCATACTGAAAGGGACATattgaaattagaaaagaagatcGCGGCGAATAGAAATGCCAATAAAAAGGGGAAGAAAAGTGTCAAGAAGAATCAGAGCAAGAGTGAAAAAGATGATTAG
- the SKDI14G1420 gene encoding uncharacterized protein, producing the protein MNGEELLICIKQCIMEHFQPMIYVENRNVIQTTRGTFSVPDNYRNHKFLAFTFIGHILYTDDTPVIEKELDWPDPALVFNTVVDRIINHPELAQFISVSFISTLKATIGQGLDMNVKGTLNHKEKGIRRPKTVSFRYMESPLVNKKVTTFFSYLRDYNKIVSEYGNNTKFTLKFSCQAYWASGPNFAALKNVIRCFIVHEYISEYVERERTKYHIKKQGSWAEEDHPRDLSKAQYEGNGLTEKSPNTDEELGTKIDSLCEQWQSEAEDQADAEILAKKIVGNSQRMANLKIRRAKFKNILYHTLKELIQSQGTVKIYRGNTFTHDSVKISLHYEEPHIAAVWAHLTVKFETWRPVDVEVEFRCKFKERKINK; encoded by the coding sequence ATGAATGGCGAGGAACTACTTATTTGTATCAAGCAATGCATTATGGAACACTTTCAGCCTATGATATACGTTGAGAATAGAAATGTGATTCAAACGACAAGGGGAACATTTTCAGTTCCTGATAATTATAGGAATCATAAATTCTTAGCATTTACTTTTATTGGGCACATACTGTATACAGACGACACACCAGtgattgaaaaagaattggaTTGGCCTGATCCTGCGCTAGTGTTTAATACAGTCGTGGATCGAATAATAAATCACCCAGAATTGGCACAGTTCATATCGGTTTCATTTATCAGCACTTTAAAGGCTACTATTGGACAGGGCTTAGATATGAATGTAAAAGGTACGCTAAACCACAAGGAAAAGGGTATCAGAAGGCCGAAAACTGTATCTTTTAGGTATATGGAATCCCCGCTTGTTAACAAAAAGGTTACTACATTCTTCTCTTATCTTCGGGATTACAATAAAATTGTCTCAGAATATGGCAATAATACTAAATTCAccttaaaattttcatgtCAGGCATACTGGGCGTCGGGCCCAAATTTTGCAGCCTTGAAGAATGTCATTAGATGCTTCATAGTCCATGAATACATTTCTGAATATGTGGAGAGAGAACGGACCAAATATCATATAAAGAAACAGGGGTCCTGGGCAGAAGAAGACCATCCTCGTGATTTAAGCAAAGCACAATACGAAGGCAATGGTTTAACCGAAAAAAGTCCGAATACCGATGAAGAATTGGGGACTAAGATAGATTCATTGTGTGAACAATGGCAGTCAGAAGCGGAAGACCAAGCTGATGCCGAAATAttagccaaaaaaatagtcGGAAATAGCCAGAGGATGGCAAACTTAAAAATTCGTCGCGcaaagttcaaaaatatcCTATATCATACACTGAAGGAACTAATTCAGTCTCAGGGAACCGTAAAGATTTATCGTGGTAACACTTTTACGCACGATTCGGTAAAAATAAGCCTACATTATGAAGAGCCGCATATTGCAGCCGTATGGGCTCACTTAACGGTGAAATTTGAGACTTGGAGGCCGGTTGATGTTGAAGTTGAATTTAGATGCAAGTTCAAGGAGCGGAAGATTAATAAGTAG
- the MRPL19 gene encoding mitochondrial 54S ribosomal protein uL11m (similar to Saccharomyces cerevisiae MRPL19 (YNL185C); ancestral locus Anc_2.70) has protein sequence MSQAAKNVIVKLIVGAGQAAPSPPVGPALGSKGIKAIDFCKEFNARSVNYQPGVPVPVLITIKPDRSFTFEMKSPPTGYLLLKALKMEKGHGQPNVSTTLTGTPVKGPPRILGELSLKHVYEIAKIKKTDERHNLLEMEGVVKSIIGVAKSMGIKVVP, from the coding sequence ATGTCGCAGGCAGCAAAGAACGTGATAGTGAAGCTGATAGTAGGAGCAGGTCAGGCAGCGCCATCACCACCCGTGGGGCCTGCACTGGGCTCTAAAGGTATCAAGGCCATTGACTTCTGTAAAGAGTTTAATGCAAGATCGGTTAATTATCAACCAGGCGTACCCGTCCCAGTACTAATTACAATCAAACCAGATAGATCATTTACATTTGAAATGAAATCTCCGCCCACCGGATACTTGCTATTGAAAGCTCttaaaatggaaaaaggACATGGACAACCAAATGTGAGTACAACCCTAACCGGCACACCCGTTAAGGGGCCACCTCGTATTTTGGGGGAATTATCATTGAAGCATGTTTACGAAATAGCCAAAATTAAAAAGACCGATGAAAGGCATAATTTGTTGGAAATGGAAGGCGTCGTCAAGTCAATAATCGGCGTCGCGAAAAGTATGGGTATCAAAGTTGTGCCTTGA